Proteins encoded by one window of Verrucomicrobiota bacterium:
- a CDS encoding Gfo/Idh/MocA family oxidoreductase translates to MNVSKNLNEQELLNRRGFLKTTSTAVGGALLGGLTIERSAFAAGDDTLKIALIGCGGRGSGAASQALSTKGSVKLVAMADAFKDHLESSLGNLKKQHPDRVDVPEDHQFIGFDAYKQAIALADVVILATPPGFRPIHFEEAVKQGKNIFMEKPVATDAPGVRRVLAAAEESKKKNLKVGVGLQRHHQIGYLETLKRLNDGDIGDIVAMRCYWNGSTPWVHPRAELEKQYGRPLTEMEYQMRNWYYFVWICGDHICEQHIHNLDVINWVKNSYPIRAHGMGGVETRKGKDYGEIFDHHAVEFEYADGSRCFSQCRHQLGCWNDVSEHAVGTKGAVHMTDGRWNITGSKAWRFDGKQERERYQQEHDDLFDAIRNNKPYNEAENGAKSTMTSILGRMATYSGKVIDWERAINSEISVMPKVFAWDANPPTMPNESGWYAHAVPGATAVV, encoded by the coding sequence ATGAATGTCTCCAAAAATCTGAACGAACAGGAATTGCTCAACCGCCGCGGTTTCCTGAAAACCACCTCCACGGCGGTCGGCGGCGCGTTGCTCGGCGGATTGACGATTGAGCGCAGCGCTTTTGCCGCGGGCGATGACACGCTCAAAATCGCCTTGATTGGTTGTGGCGGTCGCGGTTCCGGCGCCGCGAGCCAGGCGTTGAGCACCAAAGGCAGCGTGAAACTGGTCGCCATGGCGGATGCTTTCAAGGACCACTTGGAAAGCAGCCTCGGCAATCTCAAGAAACAGCATCCCGATCGCGTGGATGTCCCGGAGGACCATCAGTTCATTGGTTTCGACGCCTACAAACAGGCCATTGCGCTGGCCGACGTGGTCATTCTCGCCACGCCCCCAGGATTCCGCCCGATTCATTTCGAGGAAGCAGTCAAGCAGGGGAAAAACATTTTCATGGAGAAACCGGTGGCTACGGACGCGCCCGGGGTCCGCCGTGTGCTCGCTGCCGCCGAGGAGTCCAAGAAGAAGAATCTGAAAGTCGGTGTCGGCTTGCAGCGCCATCACCAGATTGGTTATCTGGAAACCTTGAAACGCCTCAACGACGGTGACATCGGCGACATCGTGGCGATGCGGTGTTATTGGAACGGTAGCACGCCGTGGGTCCATCCGCGCGCTGAACTGGAAAAACAATACGGCCGTCCCTTGACCGAAATGGAATACCAGATGCGCAATTGGTATTACTTCGTCTGGATTTGCGGCGATCACATCTGCGAACAGCACATCCACAACCTCGACGTGATCAACTGGGTCAAGAACAGTTATCCCATCAGGGCGCACGGCATGGGCGGGGTTGAAACGCGCAAAGGCAAGGACTACGGCGAAATCTTTGACCATCACGCCGTGGAATTTGAATACGCCGACGGCTCGCGCTGTTTCAGCCAATGCCGGCATCAACTCGGTTGTTGGAACGATGTTTCCGAACACGCCGTCGGCACCAAAGGCGCCGTTCACATGACTGATGGCCGATGGAACATCACCGGTTCAAAGGCTTGGCGTTTCGATGGAAAACAGGAGCGCGAACGTTATCAACAAGAACACGACGATCTTTTCGATGCGATCCGAAACAACAAGCCTTACAACGAAGCGGAAAACGGAGCCAAGAGCACCATGACCTCCATCCTCGGACGTATGGCGACTTACTCCGGCAAAGTGATTGATTGGGAGCGCGCCATTAACTCGGAGATCAGCGTCATGCCGAAGGTTTTTGCCTGGGACGCGAATCCGCCGACCATGCCGAACGAGAGCGGTTGGTATGCCCACGCGGTGCCGGGTGCCACCGCCGTCGTCTAG
- a CDS encoding FAD:protein FMN transferase, with amino-acid sequence MKITWPFNFATFLPGLLFVSGCSTPATHSLQRFEFTQPQMGSLFSITLYAPDKVTADQAAKAAFDRVAELNRIMSDYDPQSELMQLCRKPSGLPVRVSDDLFDILQQSQKFSRLSNGAFDVTVGPYVRVWRSARKRKALPSPETISALTGSIGYQKIRLDPHAKTVTLLAAGMQLDLGGIAKGYAADKALAVLRHHGITRAMAAASGDIAVGDPPPGRQGWTIGIASIDSSASGLTQAVLLKNAAVSTSGDTEQFVEIGGVRYSHIVDPATGRGLTERIGVTIIARNAMTTDALATAVSVMGAERGLRLIDSLSDVSGLIVTLDDDGKHFLESHRFKQVRKVHLPKDTPRPASK; translated from the coding sequence ATGAAAATCACCTGGCCCTTCAACTTCGCCACATTCCTGCCGGGCCTGCTTTTCGTAAGCGGATGTTCCACTCCGGCAACCCATTCGCTGCAACGGTTCGAGTTCACTCAGCCACAGATGGGCAGCCTGTTCAGCATCACACTTTACGCGCCCGACAAAGTGACCGCCGACCAGGCCGCCAAAGCTGCGTTTGATCGCGTGGCGGAACTCAACCGCATCATGAGCGATTACGACCCGCAAAGTGAACTGATGCAGTTGTGCCGCAAACCATCAGGCCTGCCGGTCCGCGTGAGCGATGACCTGTTTGACATTCTTCAGCAATCGCAAAAATTCTCACGCCTCTCCAATGGCGCGTTCGACGTGACTGTCGGGCCTTACGTTCGGGTCTGGCGCTCTGCGAGAAAACGGAAGGCTTTGCCTTCGCCGGAAACAATCTCCGCCCTCACCGGTTCAATTGGTTACCAAAAAATCCGGCTTGATCCACACGCCAAGACGGTGACGTTGCTCGCGGCCGGTATGCAATTGGACCTCGGCGGCATTGCCAAAGGCTATGCGGCGGACAAAGCGCTCGCTGTTTTGCGCCATCACGGAATCACCCGCGCCATGGCCGCTGCCAGCGGTGACATTGCCGTTGGCGACCCTCCGCCGGGCCGCCAAGGATGGACCATAGGTATCGCTTCGATTGATTCATCTGCGAGCGGATTGACCCAAGCCGTTTTGCTGAAAAACGCCGCCGTATCCACCTCGGGCGACACGGAACAATTTGTCGAGATTGGCGGCGTCCGCTATTCACATATCGTTGATCCGGCCACAGGCCGGGGACTGACCGAGCGCATCGGCGTCACCATCATCGCGCGGAACGCCATGACCACCGACGCCCTGGCTACTGCGGTGAGCGTAATGGGTGCGGAGCGCGGGCTGAGGTTGATTGATTCGCTCTCCGACGTGTCGGGATTGATTGTGACGCTTGATGACGACGGAAAACACTTTCTCGAATCACACCGGTTCAAACAGGTTCGCAAAGTTCACTTGCCGAAGGATACACCACGTCCGGCCTCGAAGTAA